One segment of Myxococcales bacterium DNA contains the following:
- a CDS encoding c-type cytochrome: MGVGEDKLEAKAAELAKIPGYAAMWKDAFGPGPATAAQVTEALSAYERTILCTATPYDKFAGGDKAALTEGQQRGLDVFMSKGLCTACHTPPHFSAAMMTKGGVFWNAGIGFAGKDLAAVDVGRKKVTGKDTDFGSFKVPSLRGIGASAPYFHDGSVASLEEAVKYMASAATPNPNLSPLFNDKGLTPAELADLTDFVGNGLACPGGLSTEPKLP, encoded by the coding sequence ATGGGCGTCGGCGAGGACAAGCTCGAGGCCAAGGCCGCCGAGCTGGCCAAGATCCCCGGCTACGCCGCGATGTGGAAGGACGCGTTCGGCCCCGGGCCGGCCACGGCCGCGCAGGTGACCGAGGCGCTGTCGGCGTACGAGCGCACGATCCTGTGCACCGCGACGCCGTACGACAAGTTCGCCGGCGGCGACAAGGCCGCGCTCACCGAGGGCCAGCAGCGCGGGCTCGACGTGTTCATGAGCAAGGGCCTGTGCACCGCGTGCCACACGCCGCCGCACTTCTCGGCCGCGATGATGACCAAGGGCGGCGTGTTCTGGAACGCCGGCATCGGCTTCGCCGGCAAGGACCTCGCCGCGGTCGACGTCGGCCGCAAGAAGGTCACCGGCAAGGACACCGACTTCGGGTCGTTCAAGGTGCCGTCGCTGCGCGGCATCGGCGCCAGCGCGCCGTACTTCCACGACGGCTCGGTGGCGTCGCTCGAGGAGGCGGTCAAGTACATGGCCTCGGCCGCGACCCCGAACCCCAACCTGTCGCCGTTGTTCAACGACAAGGGCCTGACCCCGGCCGAGCTCGCCGACCTGACCGACTTCGTCGGCAACGGCCTCGCGTGCCCCGGCGGCCTCTCCACCGAGCCCAAGCTGCCCTGA
- a CDS encoding cytochrome-c peroxidase, which produces MRTRLMLGLAVGLALTSACGKKSSEGSGAGTGSAPAPKPPPPPPPSARPSQGTLVAMPPLAASTDPQNAAKVTLGNALFFDKRLSVDGSRACYSCHMNENGTGGALPLALGAGDKPLTRHSPTLWNVGY; this is translated from the coding sequence ATGCGCACCCGTCTCATGCTTGGACTCGCGGTCGGCCTCGCGCTGACCTCCGCTTGTGGCAAGAAGTCATCCGAGGGATCGGGCGCCGGTACCGGTTCGGCGCCCGCGCCCAAGCCGCCGCCGCCGCCGCCGCCGTCCGCGCGCCCGTCGCAGGGCACGCTCGTGGCGATGCCGCCGCTGGCCGCCTCGACCGATCCGCAGAACGCCGCCAAGGTCACGCTCGGCAACGCGCTGTTCTTCGACAAGCGCCTGTCGGTCGACGGGTCGCGCGCCTGCTACTCGTGTCACATGAACGAGAACGGCACCGGCGGCGCGCTGCCGCTGGCGCTCGGCGCCGGCGACAAGCCGCTGACCCGGCACTCGCCGACCCTGTGGAACGTCGGCTACTAG
- the surE gene encoding 5'/3'-nucleotidase SurE encodes MLTALADRLAALGDVLVVAPERPRSAASHAITLHKPVRARELTPGRWSLSGTPADCVYVGLLRLAPRPPDIVVSGPNDGYNLGSDVYYSGTVAGAVEGALRGHRGVALSMAPRASTLATALEFAAGLVAAALVDLAPGEVVNVNIPGAGERRYAWTTLGKRRYQNDVTEREDPYGRPYYWIGGGSLGHEDVPGSDCNAIADGLASVTPLQIDWSHRARVATPPFVIAGFDPA; translated from the coding sequence ATGCTGACCGCCCTGGCCGATCGCCTGGCCGCCCTGGGCGACGTGCTGGTGGTCGCGCCCGAGCGGCCGCGCTCGGCGGCGTCGCACGCCATCACGCTGCACAAGCCGGTGCGCGCGCGCGAGCTCACGCCCGGGCGCTGGTCGCTGTCGGGCACCCCGGCCGACTGCGTCTACGTCGGGCTCCTGCGCCTGGCGCCGCGGCCGCCGGACATCGTCGTCTCGGGCCCCAACGACGGCTACAACCTCGGCAGCGACGTCTACTACTCCGGGACCGTCGCCGGGGCGGTCGAGGGCGCGCTGCGCGGTCATCGCGGGGTGGCGCTGTCGATGGCGCCGCGGGCGTCGACGCTGGCGACCGCGCTCGAGTTCGCGGCCGGGCTGGTCGCGGCGGCGCTGGTCGACCTGGCGCCGGGCGAGGTCGTCAATGTCAACATCCCGGGCGCCGGCGAGCGCCGCTACGCGTGGACCACGCTCGGCAAGCGCCGCTACCAGAACGACGTGACCGAGCGCGAGGATCCGTACGGGCGCCCGTACTACTGGATCGGCGGCGGCTCGCTCGGGCACGAGGACGTGCCGGGCTCGGACTGCAACGCGATCGCCGACGGCCTGGCGAGCGTCACGCCGCTGCAGATCGACTGGAGCCACCGGGCGCGGGTCGCGACGCCGCCGTTCGTGATCGCGGGATTCGACCCGGCGTGA
- a CDS encoding integration host factor subunit alpha → MTKADIIEAVYEKVGGFSKKEAAEIVESVFKQIKDTLKDGEKIKISGFGNFIVREKKARIGRNPQTGEEITISARRVLTFKPSQVLKDVLNGGNRTPTQQ, encoded by the coding sequence ATGACCAAGGCCGACATCATCGAGGCCGTCTACGAGAAGGTCGGGGGGTTCTCCAAGAAGGAGGCCGCCGAGATCGTCGAGAGCGTGTTCAAGCAGATCAAGGACACGCTCAAGGACGGCGAGAAGATCAAGATCTCGGGCTTCGGCAACTTCATCGTCCGCGAGAAGAAGGCGCGCATCGGGCGCAACCCGCAGACCGGCGAGGAGATCACGATCTCCGCGCGCCGCGTGCTGACCTTCAAGCCTTCGCAGGTGTTGAAGGATGTGTTGAACGGCGGCAACCGCACCCCGACCCAGCAATAG